The Osmerus mordax isolate fOsmMor3 chromosome 5, fOsmMor3.pri, whole genome shotgun sequence DNA window TCTCTTTCTTATGCAGGCCATCGTCCAAATAACATTTCAGCTACTCCTTCCTATTTAAGTTTTCCATTTCAACATTGTCCTACACATCCTAAGGTTGCAACTTGTTTCTAGTTTCCTTCACTTTAAACACTCCCCAAACCACCTTATTATTATTGCAAATATGTGGAAGATCAGTACGGTGATGAGGAAGTGCAGCGAGTGAGCTGGGTAGATGACCATATGGCTGTAATATGAGAAGTACAGTACAGATCGACTGGCCTTACCATGTCAATGGCTACCTACCAAATGTTTTTCAGAAAATACATTTGTAGTCACTTATGTCCAATTTCTCAAACATGAGGCCAGAACCTAACAACACCTAACAACACCAACCAAATACATAACAGAGCAGAAAACATTTTCAAATGGCCAAGTCACATGCACGTTTACTTTACTTCATGACCTGACAGCTCTAACTACTCAAGGGGTCATACTAGCATAGTTCTTTTTGGACAAGAAACATTGAATCAGAAGCAAGTGCTTTAACTGTGCTCTGAAATGTCTGGaggcctggtctctcccctctgAACTAAGTCTGGCACTGGTGGGGTCAGAGCCATGTGCTGAAAATACTCTGAGGAATAAAAGACAGGATATTGGATAACAAGGTTAAAATATAGGAGCAAAATATTCTCTTATTAAACTCAGACTACAGGGATTTGGTTTGAGCCACTTAATAGACAGTGGTTTTGAGAGAGCCCAAACAAAAGGTAAAGGTACGGTCATGCTTATGGTAGCTAATAGCTGAGTTAATAGAAATTAAGGGATTTTTTCCACAGGAAATTGTGCTTAGAGACAGGTCAAGGATCACCCGACTCTTCAATAGGGTGTTTTAGAAGTCAGGGGGTAAGCATTTGTAAGAACTTTTAAAAAGTCAACCTATTTTGCAGGGGTGGATTGTcagaatataaataaatacCATCAGTTATTTAAGGCAATAAAAAAGTGCAGAATGATTTCTTGGCACAAAGCAACATCATCattattagaatcagaatctgTTTTATTGATAACTAATTTCACAtacatggaatttgctttggttGGTTGATGCATAACAATAAGTATAATAAGTAGATAAAACAATTTTTAATTATAATTAACCATACTATAAAATACTGTAATATGCTATAAAATGTGTACAACATGACTTCAATCATAAATATGTAGATCAACAAACTACTGAATGCATCAGCCTCATAGTTTATAACTGTAATTAAAGATGAGTAATGACATTAGCTTGCAGAGCAAACATATCAACATGGAATTTAATTTATCATGGTTACATGAAACGGTTGGAATGATTGTGTCTGTGATGggatgctgccctctgctggttacGTGGGCTCCTGGACGACGCATTATAGATGTGTTCAGAGAAATGGAGCACTGGAATCACTGTGAGGGTAATAGTCCAAAACAACCAGCAGACATTGGTTCAGTAAAAATCCACAGTAAATTGTACTGCACGAGACAAAAGTTAATTGTGCTGCAGTATCTGtcatctgtctctgtttgtttgtcGTTTTAACTTTGAAAAGCATGCACACTGCATGGCTAAACTTGAGTAACTTTGCTACGGTAGTGAAAATACGAAAAAACACaattgacaggtgtgtgtgtgtgcgtgtgtgtgtgtgtgtgtgtgtgtgtgtgtgtgtgtgtgtgtgtgtgtgtgtgtgtgtgtgtgtgtagtgtgtgtttgtgtggtggtgaAGGCGTGGGAGGATAAATTTTGCATGTTGGTGTGTCCATGTGACACACCGACATGTCATAGTTTACTAGGGGAAAATCTTCAAAAGAGTACTAATCTGTTTTACAGTGAACTGTTACAACTGAACCTCTTTCCTGTAATTCATGCAATTAAATTAAAAGTGGAAAATAATGCTTGAatgtattgtatattttatagtGTAAAAGTGAAACAGCCACTGACACATTGATGCACTTGTTCACTTCCACTTCTGTTTGGCCCATTTTTCAGTTACAAGCATTTCAGGAAGTGACGCCGAGCCACCTAATATCAGGAAACCAACAAAGACTATTTATATTACAGAGTAAGTAGTGAAGCTGAACAGGAAGCAAGTACTTCAGTGCACGTCTAGAGCTGAGGGAACACCAGTTCAGATGTTTGACTGACGTGAAAGACTTAATGCAAAGCTTTTTTAACTTCAGAATATGGAAGGAGTTGTCTCATCCTCATTTGGTAAGAAGGTCATTAACCTATTTGCTTCATTGTGAAACAAAAGTGTAAAAGTGGAATGAATCTTAAACAGTACTATTATCACTCTCTTAACATACTGTGCGGATGAATCACAGATTGTTCAATAATCAGGGGTGGGGTAGAGTGTATTTTAATTGACTGTTTTGAATTAAGAACTTAACCTTTTTGAAATGTGATTACTTCTACAATGTAAGAGGATAGTCTCTAAAACAAGGAAGTGTGTTTGAACTCTTCCGCTATTTGCTATCGGTCAATGTACTTGTTTTACCCCGAAACCCCAGAAAGCTTTTTCTGTCGTCAATGTCGTTAATTAATAACTTTCACAACAATTATTTtgtcaattcagtttacttttgTGCAAATTAAATGTTTTTGTAAACTTGAGAAGAAAGAACAGAGCTCTGAATACTGATGGGGGACCGATAGTGGTGTGTGCCATTCACTAGCTGTGCAGGGGTTACCTTGACATGAGTACGTACAGTACCACTCAAAAGgtacaaacttttgactggaactGTAAATATTCATATTGATTCTGTAGTACTGTGGTGGTTTAGCCTGTTGACTGTACTGCATTGTTAACTTGACCTAATGTACTGTGAGACAGATGGTGCTGTGCATCTAGAATCTAACATTTTTCACACAGCAAGGCTCCTAAATGTTAATTTCCTAATGTATTTAATATAGATAAAGGACAATAAAGTCATCAAAAAAGTGCATCAATGATGCCTCTGTAATCAGCTAATCTCAGTGTTAACATTTTGTGTGTTTTAGAAAATCCTGAATCCCCCCCCAACTGTGAGATATTGATTGTCCACACTGCTGAAGCTGAGGAATGGGCAATATATTTACAGAGGATTCTAAAATCCTCGCGGAAGTTTCTCAGGAAGTCCATTATCCTATACACTGTGGGCCCAGCTGATCATCTACATGGATATAACTTTGAACATTTCCATGGCAGTAAATGCATTGTACCATTGTTGACATCACCATTTCTGGACCTTTTATGTGACCCTGAGGTCCTGGGGCCATTCCAGAGACTTCTTCACCCACCTCACAGGGTGGTAGCTCtgttgtgtggtgtgttagAGGAAGATGTTTCCATCTGTAACTTTGAACACTGGCGGAGCTGGAGGAAACTCTATACTGAGGATGAACCAGCTCTCTACATATCCACTATTTTAGAGGCCATCAGTGACAGTATGTTTGTTACTGCGGGGATTCAGATTCACTATTTGTAGagtaattttctaatttggtaTAAGTAATAATCACTTATCCCAATTAATATTGATATTAATATTACAGCACAATAAATATTACTGCACATTCTCAATTTTCCTTAACTTTCAAAGGCAAAAGACAGGAAGCTGACAATGAAATTGAAGCCCTTGCCAAAACTGCGAATGAAACAACACCAGTGAGTGTGGTTGAGATCTCTGCCCAGGAGAACAAAGACAACATTATCTCAGAGACTCTACAAATTCAGACTAAGAGTATAGTACACCGTGCCTGTCTCACTGTCCAGCCAAACAGAGTACTTTGTGGGGTAAGAAGGGCTTTGGTTAATAATTCAGTTGATTCTGAAACTACTATTTACTGCATGTCTGATTGTGTTTTATGTCTTCTTAAAGGACGAGGTTACTCTTTACATCATCTTGACAAATAAATTGGGCCCTCAGTCAAAAATAGAAGTTGAGTTTTCATCTAATGACACAGTTATTTTAAGGATCACAGGAATTCAAGAAAATGAGTACACAGTCAGTGTTGCTTCGCCTGGTAAGCATGAAACTGTGAACCACATACTGTACTAAAAGATGTTTTGCAATAATAACCTACCATTTCACTATCACGGTATAGTACTACAGACACATCAGCCTGTGTACTACTGTAAATTTGCATTAAATAAGACAAGCTTGATCTTATTTCTAGATATGCCAGCTGGAGAGGTGTCACTAACTCTGTACAGTGACGAGTCCTCAATCAGTTTGAGCCCTGTTACATACTATACAAGAATGGGAGAAATAAGTCGTTTTCTGGAAAATGCCTCTGCTCCTATGGATTTCATGTGCCAAGTAAGAATTGAGACAAAGTGCAAATTATTTAATTGGCATAACATTTGGCAAACTATGTTTTGGGGCTGCTgtctcacaaacacaatcaTGGGTTTTCTCTTTCTTCGACAGGCATTCAACATCTCTTCTAAAGCAACAGAAACACTTGACACCTTGCTTACAGACTCAGTGAAATGCAGGATGCCTGCAAATGGACTTCAGCTGTTTGGAATAAGACAGATTGAAGAAAGTAACATGGCTACATGTAAGCATTGCCTTTTAcaactgtgtttttttcttcccacCAAGCTAACAATAGCCATTTATATTCAAAGCATGCCATGTTAAACTCTGTTTTGTCTTTCAGATCAGCGGAACGAAGAGCTTCCCACTGTTCTCCACTTTGCTGCAAAGTACGGTCTGAAAAAGCTGACCACAGTTCTATTGCAGTGTCCCGGAGCCTTGCAGGCTTACAGTGTGATGAACAAACATGGATACTACCCAAACACACTGGCAGAGAGGAGTGGCTTTTCTGACCTAAGGCAGTTCATGGATGATTATGTAGTAAGTCCATTATCAACAATCATTTATACCTGTCAGCAACACTAATGTTTGCTGTTTAGCTGTCACTTTGGTTATCAGTTTCGTTAAAAAACACTTTTACGCAGACACGTTGTTCTTGACAATGCGCAAGATTAGTATCAAACAGCAGTATTCTGTACCCAGTATGGTGAAAGCTGAGTtaatttctttctctatcttgaaCCACCCTTTCAGGAAACAGCTGACATGCTTAAGTCCCACATTAGAGACTCcatggcagaggaggagaatgggGATGTGTATGAGTCCATGTCTGACAACATCTTGAAGTATTCCTTGAACCAGGGTTGCAGAGAGGATATTTACGAGTCAATGATAGACTTGAATCCAGACATGGAAGACCTatgtatgactttacagtgacGAAACATAAGTATCCGTCCTCTTTGGTTTATGTTTGATAGTGATGGTAATGGTAATCATTTAAATTTTTTGCTTTCAGATGAGTCCATGGAGGCAGCAACAGGAGAGCCTCTTAACTCAGAGGAAGCTATGCTAAGAAAGTTTTTCACAGGTATTAAATTATTCTAAAGTCTTatgcacaatttttttttaagtcaagCCAAAATTCTTTGAGAAATCATTAATTGAAAAGACTAAACAAAAATATCCTCAACACTGCACTTCAATATTGCCGCACAAATAAAGaagacaaataaatacatttagtaAACATTTTTGACAATATTCATGTCAAAAATTGGGTGTCTAAGacctttgcacagtactgtatatcatGCATACTATGAGATTCTTTATGAAATCACTCAATTTGACAATAGAGAAACTGAGTTTCTCAATGAAGTAACCTGAACATTTGAATTGTCATGACAATCGTATGCCTTTCTCTTctcaagggagggaaggagaaaagcACCCAAGTTTTACCCAGGAGGAGTATGATAAAATGATAGCCCaatatgaggaggaggaggacccaTATGATCCGTGTATTCCAGACCAAATCTATGACACAGTGGATGAAAATGCAAGCTGTGTCCTTGAAGTCTTAAATCGTCCACCAGCCCCAATTCCCAGACCAGTGACAGTTGCAGAGCCCGAAAGTCCACAAACCTACATCTCAAGGGGTAGGAAGCGGTTCTATTTTTACAATGCTCTCTCCACAACTGAGACAACACACCGTTCATCAAAAACTGAAGAATCTAACAATCAAGAAATTGTTCCCATTTACAGTGTTTTCTTCAAAAGAGGAATCGAATCCACATAATATTTACAGAGAAGCAGCTGCTGTACCAGGTAGTTAATTATTTTAAAGTGCAAACAGAACCCTTGTTCCTTTTATTGTATATGAAGGGTGTATGGTCACGTTGACAAATTTCAAGATTTCTTCTTCATGGCAAGTAAAGTGGCATTAAACATTTATGTCTCAAACTTCTAGCGAGGCCAGTGAGAGGACAGGCTGTTGCTTCCGGTTCCATTCCGCCCTCCACCCACGATCCCTATGCTGGGATGAAGACCCCAGGGCAAAGGCAGCTCATAGCCCTGCAAGAGAGGGTGAAAGTAGGGGCCATGAGTGTGGATGAGGCTGTCCAAGAGTTCAAGGCCTGGCAGTTTGACCAGGAAAGGAGATCCAACTCTATCCGCTTTCAGCAGGTCAATAGTAATAACTAATAGACAGAATAGTAATAGATTTCTAAGGATATTGAATTACAGTGAGACAGGTACATGTCATTGAAAACTATGGGTTGGTAGTTGGTAAACGTGTCTGTCAAGGAGCAACAGGATGTTTAGAATGAATGATGAAGTGTTGAAGTTATGTTGCAGGAAAATTTGAAAAAATTACGAGACAGTATTTGCAGACGCCACAAAGACATGGAGAAGATGGGAAAGGAGCTGGGTAAGAGGGTTCAGATTCTTTACTTTCATGTTCATGTCATGTTGCTTCTGAGTTTTGCTTCTACGGTAGTTGATCTGGTTTGGTTTCTTCCCTCTGAGAACTAGACATCACCTCTCCACTCCCAAATAATTATTCCTGGGGTACTGACATGGCCTTGGAGTGCTCTGTGTATGAGTCCAGCCCCCGGGTCAtggcccc harbors:
- the pik3ap1 gene encoding phosphoinositide 3-kinase adapter protein 1 isoform X3, producing the protein MEGVVSSSFENPESPPNCEILIVHTAEAEEWAIYLQRILKSSRKFLRKSIILYTVGPADHLHGYNFEHFHGSKCIVPLLTSPFLDLLCDPEVLGPFQRLLHPPHRVVALLCGVLEEDVSICNFEHWRSWRKLYTEDEPALYISTILEAISDSKRQEADNEIEALAKTANETTPVSVVEISAQENKDNIISETLQIQTKSIVHRACLTVQPNRVLCGDEVTLYIILTNKLGPQSKIEVEFSSNDTVILRITGIQENEYTVSVASPDMPAGEVSLTLYSDESSISLSPVTYYTRMGEISRFLENASAPMDFMCQAFNISSKATETLDTLLTDSVKCRMPANGLQLFGIRQIEESNMATYQRNEELPTVLHFAAKYGLKKLTTVLLQCPGALQAYSVMNKHGYYPNTLAERSGFSDLRQFMDDYVETADMLKSHIRDSMAEEENGDVYESMSDNILKYSLNQGCREDIYESMIDLNPDMEDLYESMEAATGEPLNSEEAMLRKFFTGREGEKHPSFTQEEYDKMIAQYEEEEDPYDPCIPDQIYDTVDENASCVLEVLNRPPAPIPRPVTVAEPESPQTYISRVFSSKEESNPHNIYREAAAVPARPVRGQAVASGSIPPSTHDPYAGMKTPGQRQLIALQERVKVGAMSVDEAVQEFKAWQFDQERRSNSIRFQQENLKKLRDSICRRHKDMEKMGKELGSGSNRLSTHSTISLSSGTEPDFEEAIDYLPPPPRPPRPTEASPNLPPPRIPPRVPERVPENILHERYVSSPLRTLPQRPSHRDTSPPSIPHRTR
- the pik3ap1 gene encoding phosphoinositide 3-kinase adapter protein 1 isoform X1, with product MEGVVSSSFENPESPPNCEILIVHTAEAEEWAIYLQRILKSSRKFLRKSIILYTVGPADHLHGYNFEHFHGSKCIVPLLTSPFLDLLCDPEVLGPFQRLLHPPHRVVALLCGVLEEDVSICNFEHWRSWRKLYTEDEPALYISTILEAISDSKRQEADNEIEALAKTANETTPVSVVEISAQENKDNIISETLQIQTKSIVHRACLTVQPNRVLCGDEVTLYIILTNKLGPQSKIEVEFSSNDTVILRITGIQENEYTVSVASPDMPAGEVSLTLYSDESSISLSPVTYYTRMGEISRFLENASAPMDFMCQAFNISSKATETLDTLLTDSVKCRMPANGLQLFGIRQIEESNMATYQRNEELPTVLHFAAKYGLKKLTTVLLQCPGALQAYSVMNKHGYYPNTLAERSGFSDLRQFMDDYVETADMLKSHIRDSMAEEENGDVYESMSDNILKYSLNQGCREDIYESMIDLNPDMEDLYESMEAATGEPLNSEEAMLRKFFTGREGEKHPSFTQEEYDKMIAQYEEEEDPYDPCIPDQIYDTVDENASCVLEVLNRPPAPIPRPVTVAEPESPQTYISRVFSSKEESNPHNIYREAAAVPARPVRGQAVASGSIPPSTHDPYAGMKTPGQRQLIALQERVKVGAMSVDEAVQEFKAWQFDQERRSNSIRFQQENLKKLRDSICRRHKDMEKMGKELELDITSPLPNNYSWGTDMALECSVYESSPRVMAPPPPVPHPIQRGTWQKGSTSSTSSSGSNRLSTHSTISLSSGTEPDFEEAIDYLPPPPRPPRPTEASPNLPPPRIPPRVPERVPENILHERYVSSPLRTLPQRPSHRDTSPPSIPHRTR
- the pik3ap1 gene encoding phosphoinositide 3-kinase adapter protein 1 isoform X2; the protein is MEGVVSSSFENPESPPNCEILIVHTAEAEEWAIYLQRILKSSRKFLRKSIILYTVGPADHLHGYNFEHFHGSKCIVPLLTSPFLDLLCDPEVLGPFQRLLHPPHRVVALLCGVLEEDVSICNFEHWRSWRKLYTEDEPALYISTILEAISDSKRQEADNEIEALAKTANETTPVSVVEISAQENKDNIISETLQIQTKSIVHRACLTVQPNRVLCGDEVTLYIILTNKLGPQSKIEVEFSSNDTVILRITGIQENEYTVSVASPDMPAGEVSLTLYSDESSISLSPVTYYTRMGEISRFLENASAPMDFMCQAFNISSKATETLDTLLTDSVKCRMPANGLQLFGIRQIEESNMATYQRNEELPTVLHFAAKYGLKKLTTVLLQCPGALQAYSVMNKHGYYPNTLAERSGFSDLRQFMDDYVETADMLKSHIRDSMAEEENGDVYESMSDNILKYSLNQGCREDIYESMIDLNPDMEDLYESMEAATGEPLNSEEAMLRKFFTGREGEKHPSFTQEEYDKMIAQYEEEEDPYDPCIPDQIYDTVDENASCVLEVLNRPPAPIPRPVTVAEPESPQTYISRVFSSKEESNPHNIYREAAAVPARPVRGQAVASGSIPPSTHDPYAGMKTPGQRQLIALQERVKVGAMSVDEAVQEFKAWQFDQERRSNSIRFQQENLKKLRDSICRRHKDMEKMGKELDITSPLPNNYSWGTDMALECSVYESSPRVMAPPPPVPHPIQRGTWQKGSTSSTSSSGSNRLSTHSTISLSSGTEPDFEEAIDYLPPPPRPPRPTEASPNLPPPRIPPRVPERVPENILHERYVSSPLRTLPQRPSHRDTSPPSIPHRTR